The sequence CTTGAGATTGTtggtatcgtttcatccctaAGAGTTTCAAAGATTAGATTCATAAATCTAATCTAGTAGTCATGACCGGATTATTAAGCCTTGTCAAATTCGTGCCAAAATATGTAAACAGTCAAGTCTCCCTTTGAGAACACGTGCTTCCTTCCGCGCATGTGCCTGAACTCGGCACCAAAAACCGAGACAGGTATCGATTTTCCGTCAATTCATAAACATACACAACAGCGCTAAAGTCCTTCCTCTTTTTCTGATCCTATATCAGCTGATGCTGACACATCCTCAATTATTTGCACTTCAGTTCGGTTCCCTTCCGTTCCCTCTACTCCTATCTATCGTGGACTAATTCGACCCTTCTCTTAGGTATAGTGAAAAATTTACGCCCTGTCCGCAGCTTTGTCGATTTGAGGTGTCGGTGGCAAAAATAGAAACTGTGATGAGCCCAAAATAATCGGCATAACATCTTTCCAATAATTTTGATCGGTGGTTAACCATTAGCGGCTCGGTTATGAAATTGTATAGTTATATTTTGAAGCGtgaaatttttcagattttgtaCGTGCAGGATGTGTAAGTAAGAAACGCTTGCCAATCAATCACCCATATAAGCAGTATTCTGGCACTGATTTTGGAGTTCGATTGTTTGTGTTTCGTTCTGCTCTCATTTCCAGTTTTTCGCGATATGAAGACTTCCTGGCCCTCGTTACGAAGGCTTTTGATCCGAAGATACTGTTCCTTACGGTTATTCCACTGGTCGCCGGACTCAGCACTCGTCTTTACTCGAGACTACTTCTGAGCGTTCTGCTAACTGAGTACTTCAATACATTATTAAAATGGTAAGTGTGATACAATGCAGTATCAATCTATACCTACTGATGCTTCCTAAATCATTGTATAAGTCCGAGATTTTCGAATCCATAGTTTGATCTATTGAAATTTATTCGAGTATTATTGAACAATTAGTGCACATGAACGAAAAGTGAATAACCTCGCAAAAATAAGTTTATATAAATGGTAGTAATAAACCAAACTCTCGTTTTTCTGAAAGATCTAAAACATGTGGAGAAGGGCTCGTCCTATTTtctcaaaatgttttaaatagGTTATTCATTCATTTCGTTTTTATCGGGAGTGAAAAGTTTTATTTAtgtatattttattaatttctggaatatctgaTAATAACAATTTTTAACAAAGCCCATagtactatttttttttaaataaaatttaataattagtAATAAAGCAAAGAATAGATTAGAAGAAGAAATCGATAAATGTTGACCCACTAAAATTCTTGCCTATTGCTGAACGAATGAACGCTGCCATCAGAGGAATAGTATAACCGTATAACCATAAAAATCAAAGTATCTATAGCcaataaaatattaaacaatttcaaaaatatcgactgagatttctttgaaaatcataACGCGGAATTAGAAATGCAATAAACATTAAAACTAATATTTTACCCGAGGTCATTCCAAGAAATTATCATTAACAATCATAAATTTGCAGCAGTATGGTAGAATGAACAATAGTTATTGTGTAAGAACCGTTCGTACTAAGCATTAAAATTCACGTTAATGAAAAAAGTATGGTCAATTATGGTAGATTTTGTTTAGCATGTAGCAATGTTGTTAAAACCATTTCAGAACACCTTtgtatatacatatatataataataaaataataaattaatagcTAATATCATAGTTTGATACCATCTACTatacatttttacattttttttttcaggatccTCGCAGAAGACCGCCCTTTTTGGTGGGTTCGAGAAACCAAAGAGTTTACTACGCTCAACCGtccaaagttgtaccagaacgAGCTAACATGCGAACCGAGTCCGGGGAATCCGTCCGGTCACTTGATGACCTCGACCACTTATTTGTATGTGATATTTTCCGTTCTCGAGGAAGCGGGAATCCAATACGGAAGGACGGTCGTCGTCACACTCCGCGCCTGCTACTATCTGTCGCTGCTTCTGATTTCCGTATCGAGAATGTATTTCGGGTGCCATTTTTTGCatcagtgcatcattggaataCTGCTGGGGGTTGTCATGACCAAGTTAACCATGTCGCTCAGTTTCGAAAAGTATTTGACCAAATTGACACGCAAGAGGAGATTGGGTTAttgttgccttatttgtctggTGCTGCTCGGGGTCTACTGGGGTCAGAAGTTATTCGGAGTGGATCCGCAATGGTCGGTTAAAATGGCCTTTAAATGGTGCGATGATCCGTTCTATTTGGACCCAAGCACAACCCTGGTATTCAGTATTGTACGTCTGACTGGGTCGTTAGTTTCCTTTGCCACCGTAGGACCCGTTTTGAAGTAAGTTTCCTTGCATATATGTACTAACGAACGATACTCTAACCACTTCACGGTTATCCAGGTCTGCACCGCTTGATTTCAGACGAAGTATCCCACTGGTGCTGGTGATGATGACCATGAACTGGGCAGCTGTCAACTACACGCCACGCTACTATGGAGTTATAATTTACTATCTCTACACCTTTTTAATGCATCTGCTTTTCACTTATGGTTACATGCGTCTAGTTCCAGCTGTAGCCAGCGTCGTAATCGATCCTAGAGTACAACGCAACAGCAGGCCTAAAATCAACTAAAATACAGCGATAGGCTGTAAACAAGCGTAGTTTATGATATTATGGCAACTTTGATAATGCTTTTATTCGTGCACATATCAAGCGCATAACCTAGCATCTGCTCAGAGCTCAAATCGTTACTAATACAAATTTCCTAAACtgattctaaataaatttgaacaaaatatcttttcttATGAATGCTTTATACAACAGTTTACGTAACTATGCTTTATTTGAAGAGTCCTCTACTATCACAATTgaacatttatttaaatttgtttacaAGAGTAAGTAAAGTATTCTCGGCAGAGTTCCCATTCCGTAGATCTTTTATATGCTGTAACTGGTCGAGGATATGCGATACAGTTATTAAGTTCTCCAAGGCCAGAATCGCCAACAACacttaagggtctgtctcaattggagaattaaactgaaattaaacttaaaagtgacatttcaataattatcgaataaccctgctcgcagagcaagattacttttgacagatatcgaatcattttgcaacgatgtcttattggaattgctgggtagcaccagccattcttatgatcgGGTTATtcgctaattttcgaactgtcacttttaagtttaattctccaaatgaaacAGACCCTAAGTCACTGTGTAGGATACCAACTATCAACTATCAACTATCGCTTCACGGGTTGTGGGCTTCATGGGCATGTGGGCTTTCTGCACCAACCTCAGTTTTTGGCAAGTAACATCTTGTGAAGTGAACCAGACAGGACTATACAGATTTGGTAGGTTCTCatacagaattgtaagaaaaCCTAAAATCCACCGGTTGGGTGCAGGGAACCGAAAATGTTttccactcgaaaacatcctaggccggaCCGAAAGTGttccctcccctcggatatgtgatcttgATGCAATGGGTGGGcctacgccattagcactgagatgacaaccaaagacatatcctgtcgtggtggtatcacatgttgactatttttgtttggtgccgcgtcaCATATCTGGTATAGATGCACTGATTTTACGCATGTGCATGTGCTCCATCGTACATCGTGTCTTGGTGTCGTGAATGggtcccgagtagacgaaaatagctcaataatatcaaatgttgataagacaGCAAAATGATATATGGacctgattgatataagagataaaagatcatacgacaatatcaaaattttgcgctAAAATATTATCAGAAGATCAAGTTTGTCAagtttgtaataagtgatcaatatcatgtgccactagtttgttcttatccatagcatatctagatatttaaatgatatttcggtgcaaatttttgatattgatgcctgttcttttatctcttatatcaatcaagtccatatcatgttttgttattctgttcatgactTCTGCCCGGGTAATGCAGTCAGAGGcgtttttcatcagtgataatgatgtgagatCTCTTCCTTCCGGCAaaacttttctgatgcgttccctgtgacggtgagtcgtagccacgcttacatttagctagctaggcatttattgataAACATTGTCTTCAGGACATTCGTAGagaatcgactgctggattcagtgagtagaagttttttcaaaacttggaacgtggtgccagtcttattttgttatgtctcacTTCAAAGAGCCATAATGAAAAATACCACACAATATGATGAttgtatatgaacaatcttatgacaACTTCATTCTCGATCAtcgtcgcaaaaaaaaaacgataaagCTACTTGTTAGAGCAGTTTATAGTTAaaggcagctaaataaaatttctatttaaaattagaaattttccataaacaattaggaaatttccaataataaaatcagggtatgagcaataaataattataaaatttccacaaataaaacaaaatttccataaactattaagaattttccacaaaacaaaaataaataagcacttttaaaagcaaaaatagcaattataaaagaagaattttccataaataaatgaaaatgttccacgaaaaaaatacaaaatttccataaataaatcaatattagcaataaacaattacaaaattgtccacaaaataaattttttttttccatagaaaaataaaaattttccacaaaataatcaataaagagcaataaaaaataagaaaatttccattaaaaaatgtAGGCTTTCGGAAGACACCGCACGAGTGGAAAAACGTATAACACCGGATTCGGAACAATAAAGAACAACTCGTTCACTCGCGTTACAAGTAAAGATTTATTTAAACGTGTTCAGTATACAAAGGTACTTGAAGAATGAAAATATAGCGGATGAAGATCTTGACATTTATGTTGGTAGCATTGCGAGTGCAcggaaagaaataaaagagcACTTAAAAACACTCACTGTAACTTCGATGGCGATGTTGTTAAGAAGCGACAATTGCTAGCATTCCTCAACACTCCTCCCCAATTTCAGCTTCACTGCAACATAGCCCCAAACGCCGTGCGAAATATTGATGCTTGATTGGTCCGACTGGTTTCGTTAGAACGTCGGCATCCATGTTCTCGGTTGGACAGTAGTTAAGCCTCACCACACCGTTAGCACAAAGGTCTTTTACAAAATGACGTTTAGTTTCCATGTGCTTGGATCTTTTGCTGCATCTCTCTGAGGTTGCGAAACTTATGCAACCTTGATTGTCTTCCATGACTAACGTTGGTTGTGTGGGCGTTTCTCCAAGATCTTCAAGCAGCCGCCGGAGCCAAACTATTTCCTGGCATGTCTCCGTTAACGCCACATACTCAGCTTCCGTTGTTGAAAGTGTGACACAGTCTTGACGACGACTAGCCCAAGACACAGCCGCACCATTCAGGTAGATGACATATCCCGTTGTTGATTTTCTAGTCGACTTGTCTCCGGCCCAATCGGAATCCGAAAACGCAAGCAAACCATCTTGATTCTCATTTCCGAGCCTCAGTCGCCAATTCTTCGTAGCCTTGAGATAGCGGACTACTCTTTTGACGGCTGTCCAATCAGCTTCCGTGGGAGAGCTGAATCGCCTCCCTAGTATAGCTGTACTGGCCGCAATGTCTGGGCGGGCGCACACAGCTATGTACAAAAGGCCGCCAACAGCACTCCTGAACTTGGTGCTGTCTCCCAGTGGTCTGCTTTCTGATTCATCCTTAATGTATCCCACGTCCATTGGCGTTCTCGCTGTTTTTGCCTCAGTTAAACCGAGACGTGAGGTCAAGTTCTCGATGTTCTGCGCAAGACTGAGACTGTAGACGTCACCGTCCTTGTGTATTTCCAGACCCAGAAAGAACTTCACATTTCCAAGACATGAAATTTCGAAATGTTGTCGTAATTCGGTATACACTAGGCTGATCTCCTCCTCGCATACACAGCCCACCAAAAAATCATCCACGTAAACAATTATGTACACAGTAGTCCCATTTCTCGTCGCAACAAACAAACAAGGGTCCGCCGCACTAGCTTCGAAACCCATACCCACAAGCACACTGTTAAGCTTTAGATTCCAGCATCTTGCACTTTGCTTTAACCCGTAAATGCTCCGCTGAAGCCGACAAACCATCTCCTCCTTGCCATGCTCTTCGTAACCTTGAGGCTGCCGCATATAAATTTCTTCGTCGATCTCACCGTACAGGTACGCAGTTCGAATGTCCAAGTGTTTTAGCACCAGTTTCTTCCTTCCAGCTAGAGCCAAAAGAGTTCTCAGAGTGGCGTGTTTCGTCACGGGTGCAAAGACCTCATCGTAGTCGACACCAAAACACTGAGTGAAGCCCTGTGCAACTACGCGAGCTTTAAACCTTGCTATTTCTCCAGACTCGTTACGTTTTACCTTATATACCCAGCGACTCCCAACAACACGCTTTCCGGTAGGCAAGGGTACCAACTTCCATGTCCCATTCACGTAATGCGACTGCATCTCGTTGTCCATGGCCTCCTTCCAGAAACCACTTTCTGCAGACGTCACTGCATCGTTGTAATCGGTAGGTTCAGCAGTGTTAAGCATAACTTTACCAACTACGAAGTCTGACAAGCGATCTGGCAAAACTCCTTGTGTTCGCCGGTTAGATCGCCTGACACGTTCACTACTGGCCGTACATTCACCTCCTTCTTGTTTCAAGTGCAGTGGGTCACCTGTGTCAGAAACGtccaaatcaaaatattcctctGCTTCACTGGCCACACTGCTTTCATCATTGTGGGCATCGGGACCATTAACTTTCTCGGTAGCTGGTTTCTCCTCCTGCTCTAAAGACCATTCCACCTCGTTTCCATCTGTGGTTGGTGTCTCCTCCTGGCTAGACCCGTCGTTAAGCTCCAGAAATCTAGCATCGCGGCTTATCGTCACTATATCCGTAGATGTATCTACAAAACGATACGCTTTATGCTTATCTGAATATCCTATAAACCTTAGCTTCACTGACTTGCTTTCAAACTTGCCCCTTTTAACATCCGGGACGTGCACGTACGCAGGACACCCATACACTTTAAAATGTCCCAATTCTGGTTTTCTCCCAAACCATTTCTCATAAGGAGTGGTATCAACTGAGCGAGATGGCAGTCTGTTTTGGAGATATGCAGCTGAAACAACTGCTTCGCCCCAGTATCGCTTTGGCAATCTAGCGTCAAGTAACATAGTCGTCGCCATCTCCTGAAGGGACCTATTTTTTCTTTCAGCGACGCCATTTTGC comes from Armigeres subalbatus isolate Guangzhou_Male chromosome 2, GZ_Asu_2, whole genome shotgun sequence and encodes:
- the LOC134216518 gene encoding glucose-6-phosphatase 2 isoform X2, with translation MCNFSRYEDFLALVTKAFDPKILFLTVIPLVAGLSTRLYSRLLLSVLLTEYFNTLLKWILAEDRPFWWVRETKEFTTLNRPKLYQNELTCEPSPGNPSGHLMTSTTYLYVIFSVLEEAGIQYGRTVVVTLRACYYLSLLLISVSRMYFGCHFLHQCIIGILLGVVMTKLTMSLSFEKYLTKLTRKRRLGYCCLICLVLLGVYWGQKLFGVDPQWSVKMAFKWCDDPFYLDPSTTLVFSIVRLTGSLVSFATVGPVLKSAPLDFRRSIPLVLVMMTMNWAAVNYTPRYYGVIIYYLYTFLMHLLFTYGYMRLVPAVASVVIDPRVQRNSRPKIN
- the LOC134216518 gene encoding glucose-6-phosphatase 2 isoform X1, translated to MKLYSYILKREIFQILYVQDVFSRYEDFLALVTKAFDPKILFLTVIPLVAGLSTRLYSRLLLSVLLTEYFNTLLKWILAEDRPFWWVRETKEFTTLNRPKLYQNELTCEPSPGNPSGHLMTSTTYLYVIFSVLEEAGIQYGRTVVVTLRACYYLSLLLISVSRMYFGCHFLHQCIIGILLGVVMTKLTMSLSFEKYLTKLTRKRRLGYCCLICLVLLGVYWGQKLFGVDPQWSVKMAFKWCDDPFYLDPSTTLVFSIVRLTGSLVSFATVGPVLKSAPLDFRRSIPLVLVMMTMNWAAVNYTPRYYGVIIYYLYTFLMHLLFTYGYMRLVPAVASVVIDPRVQRNSRPKIN